One region of Streptomyces sp. CG4 genomic DNA includes:
- a CDS encoding amidohydrolase family protein, with product MTDLTPDRLRGDTLLLVPDVTLTPDGPLERHAVLVRDGVFHDVGPVERIVRTDPSLTPVRLPGHVLMPGFIDAHHHLTQSFGGALAFGEPSEIFRRVWLPLERALDEESAYVAAKLAALESLRGGFTTVAESGTRAAVDVDVVASAARDAGIRCVLGLVCDDAPDGTSRDANPRAVLTAAAQHLARYGGADLVRPALAVSVPEAATAHTLAATARLAAEAGTVVQIHVNEHLVAVERSLVRHGLRPLEYLHQVGALGPQLLAAHATLLTPAEVTLLADSGAAVSYNPVASAWKGNAVAPATTFAERAIRFGLGTDGTRGDGFRLADAAEFAQRLVYGLASGDSSCGAGWTWWERATAGGADAVGLGPRTGRIAPGAAADFLLVDTGGPEMQPSWDLPWELVRRGNRDQLTAVFVAGRLRLWHGWPPDWDGPALVRRAAELAPRVVQRAGVTRAHPTSVTARRRRATPGLSPAARLTVRTVDPPTPPAPPPPPAMPCPGGPR from the coding sequence ATGACCGACCTGACCCCCGACCGGCTCCGCGGCGACACGTTGCTGCTGGTCCCCGACGTGACACTGACCCCCGACGGCCCACTGGAGCGGCATGCGGTGCTGGTGCGGGACGGCGTGTTCCATGATGTCGGCCCGGTCGAGCGGATCGTCCGCACGGACCCGTCGCTGACGCCGGTCCGGCTGCCCGGGCATGTGCTGATGCCCGGTTTCATCGACGCCCACCATCATCTGACGCAGAGCTTCGGCGGAGCCCTCGCCTTCGGGGAGCCGTCGGAGATCTTCCGCCGGGTGTGGCTGCCGCTGGAGCGCGCGCTGGACGAGGAGTCGGCGTACGTCGCCGCGAAACTGGCCGCGTTGGAGTCACTGCGGGGCGGTTTCACCACGGTCGCCGAGTCGGGGACCCGGGCCGCGGTGGACGTGGACGTGGTGGCCTCGGCCGCGCGTGACGCGGGGATCCGCTGTGTGCTGGGGCTCGTCTGCGACGACGCCCCGGACGGCACATCTCGGGACGCGAATCCGCGGGCCGTGCTCACCGCCGCCGCACAGCACCTGGCGCGCTACGGCGGTGCCGATCTGGTCCGTCCCGCGCTGGCGGTGTCCGTGCCGGAGGCCGCGACGGCGCACACGCTGGCGGCAACGGCGCGGCTCGCCGCCGAGGCGGGCACGGTCGTACAGATCCACGTGAACGAACACCTCGTCGCCGTCGAGCGTTCCCTGGTCCGGCACGGACTGCGCCCCCTGGAGTATCTGCACCAAGTGGGCGCGCTGGGACCGCAGTTGCTGGCCGCCCACGCGACGCTGCTCACTCCGGCCGAGGTCACGCTGCTCGCGGACAGCGGCGCGGCGGTGAGCTACAACCCCGTCGCCAGCGCCTGGAAGGGCAACGCCGTCGCCCCCGCGACCACCTTCGCCGAACGCGCCATCCGGTTCGGGCTGGGCACCGACGGGACACGCGGGGACGGCTTCCGGCTCGCGGACGCGGCGGAGTTCGCCCAGCGGCTCGTCTACGGCCTGGCCAGCGGCGATTCCTCCTGCGGCGCCGGCTGGACCTGGTGGGAGCGGGCCACGGCGGGCGGCGCGGACGCAGTCGGCCTCGGCCCGCGCACGGGCCGGATCGCGCCCGGTGCCGCCGCGGACTTCCTCCTCGTGGACACCGGCGGGCCCGAGATGCAGCCGTCCTGGGACCTGCCCTGGGAGCTGGTCCGGCGCGGCAACCGGGACCAGCTCACCGCCGTGTTCGTCGCGGGCCGGCTGCGCCTGTGGCACGGCTGGCCACCGGACTGGGACGGACCAGCGCTGGTCCGGCGGGCCGCCGAACTCGCCCCACGCGTGGTACAGCGCGCCGGGGTGACCCGGGCGCACCCGACGTCGGTGACGGCACGTCGGCGACGGGCGACGCCGGGCCTCTCCCCGGCTGCCCGTCTCACGGTCAGGACCGTGGACCCGCCCACGCCCCCGGCTCCGCCCCCGCCCCCGGCCATGCCCTGTCCCGGTGGGCCTCGATGA
- a CDS encoding sulfite exporter TauE/SafE family protein, with product MSGGTLVVLALAVAVAAFVQGASGLGFALIVAPVAGLLDPGLLPVFVLTAMIPLNLYVAWRERHSLDLCGARWITAARLAATPAGLALLWVIPQGALGAVVGAATVLAAVVSLVVPSFAPGRGAYVGAGVVTGLTETATGVGGPPLALVYQHRPPGELRATVAACFLVGEVASLALLFVTGRGRPADMGWALLLLPALASGAWLSRLVHRRVDARKMRALVLVFALVSGAVLMAGA from the coding sequence ATGAGCGGCGGGACGCTGGTCGTGCTGGCGTTGGCCGTCGCGGTGGCCGCTTTCGTGCAGGGGGCAAGTGGTCTCGGGTTCGCGCTGATCGTCGCACCGGTCGCCGGCCTGCTCGATCCGGGGCTGCTGCCCGTGTTCGTGCTGACCGCGATGATCCCGCTCAACCTGTACGTCGCCTGGCGGGAGCGGCACAGTCTCGATCTGTGCGGTGCCCGATGGATCACGGCGGCGCGGCTGGCGGCGACTCCGGCGGGGCTGGCGCTGTTGTGGGTGATCCCGCAGGGCGCGCTGGGTGCGGTCGTCGGCGCGGCGACGGTCCTGGCGGCCGTGGTGAGCCTTGTCGTGCCGTCGTTCGCGCCGGGGCGCGGCGCCTATGTGGGCGCCGGTGTCGTCACCGGGCTGACCGAGACGGCGACCGGTGTGGGCGGCCCGCCCCTCGCGCTCGTCTACCAGCACCGGCCGCCCGGCGAGCTGCGGGCGACGGTCGCCGCTTGCTTCCTGGTGGGCGAAGTCGCCTCCCTCGCCCTGCTGTTCGTCACCGGGCGGGGCCGTCCCGCGGACATGGGCTGGGCGCTCCTGCTGCTTCCCGCGCTCGCCTCCGGAGCCTGGCTGAGCCGGCTCGTGCACCGGCGGGTCGACGCGAGGAAGATGCGCGCCTTGGTGCTCGTCTTCGCGCTCGTGTCGGGGGCGGTGCTGATGGCGGGGGCGTGA
- a CDS encoding substrate-binding domain-containing protein, which yields MTMSHGARRPTIADVAAAASVSRTTVSHALNGIGKVDPRTRERIKKIAAELGYRPNLRAQRLRRGQAKAIALASSMPFAVAGGPARLGFYMEVAAAAAERALVHGYALVLIPPVRSGSALYSVDIDGAIVVEPEADDAAVAQLRERGLPYVALGRPTAPDDDAPYVDLHGAGVVDLLLEHLRDQGARSPALVIGAGTRHASVDARAAYERAAAAHGWPPIVATAPEDGGEEAGYDTCAALLAEHPGIDALCVLVDAFAVGAVRALRETGRRIPDDVMVVTRYDGLRARTCEPPLTAVDLGLERAAADAVELLLARLGAPPAADPADHGDEVAAAEPRLVPRASSLRRPPPGDRA from the coding sequence ATGACCATGTCCCACGGCGCCCGCCGGCCCACGATCGCCGACGTCGCGGCGGCGGCGTCGGTGTCGCGGACCACGGTGTCGCACGCGCTCAACGGCATCGGCAAGGTCGATCCGCGGACCCGGGAACGCATCAAGAAGATCGCCGCCGAGCTGGGATACCGGCCCAACCTCCGCGCCCAGCGGCTGCGCCGGGGCCAGGCCAAGGCCATCGCGCTCGCCTCCTCGATGCCGTTCGCGGTGGCCGGCGGCCCCGCGCGGCTCGGCTTCTACATGGAGGTGGCCGCAGCCGCGGCCGAGCGGGCCCTCGTCCACGGCTACGCCCTCGTGCTGATCCCGCCCGTGCGGTCCGGATCCGCGCTGTACTCCGTCGACATCGACGGCGCGATCGTGGTCGAGCCCGAGGCGGACGACGCGGCCGTGGCCCAACTGCGCGAGCGCGGACTGCCGTACGTCGCCCTCGGCCGGCCCACCGCCCCCGACGACGACGCCCCCTACGTGGACCTGCACGGCGCCGGCGTGGTCGACCTGCTCCTGGAGCATCTGCGCGACCAGGGCGCCCGCAGCCCGGCGCTCGTCATCGGCGCCGGCACCCGCCACGCCTCGGTCGACGCCCGCGCGGCCTACGAACGGGCCGCCGCCGCACACGGCTGGCCGCCGATCGTCGCCACCGCACCGGAGGACGGCGGCGAGGAGGCGGGGTACGACACCTGTGCCGCCCTGCTCGCCGAGCACCCCGGCATCGACGCGCTGTGCGTACTGGTGGACGCCTTCGCCGTCGGCGCCGTACGCGCACTGCGGGAGACGGGACGCCGTATCCCGGACGACGTCATGGTCGTCACCCGGTACGACGGGCTGCGCGCCCGCACCTGCGAACCGCCGCTCACCGCAGTCGACTTGGGGCTGGAGCGGGCCGCTGCCGACGCGGTGGAGCTGCTGCTCGCCCGGCTGGGGGCGCCTCCTGCCGCCGACCCGGCGGACCACGGGGACGAGGTGGCCGCCGCCGAACCCCGGCTCGTGCCGCGCGCCTCGTCCCTGCGCCGCCCGCCGCCCGGCGACCGCGCCTGA
- a CDS encoding glutamate--cysteine ligase, which translates to MGRDVPALVFTREDRRRYRIKMHECLEALAQMLRAARFESERPQVGLEIELNLVGADAEPAMRNTDALNAISDPAWSTELGRFNLEINVPPRRLTAGGPDAWESEIRAALNHAEERARSIGTRLIMIGILPTLRQEDIGAESLSENPRYQLLNDQIFAARGEDLRIEIDGVDRLRTYADTITPEAACTSTQFHLQVSPEEFAGYWNAAQAIAGVQVALAANAPFLFGKELWHETRVPLFEQATDTRPEEIKVQGVRPRVWFGERWINSVFDLFEENLRYFPALLPLCDEQDPAETLDRGDIPELGELTLHNGTIYRWNRPVYAVSHDIPHIRVENRVLPAGPTVADILANGAFYYGLTRALVEEDRPVWSRMSFSAAEDNLHTAARHGIEALLYWPGMGEVPVPELVLRRLLPLAHQGLAQSGMDATWREPLLGIIEQRCVTARNGAVWQKEMFHRLNDTTRAGRHEALRRMTQLYIDYMHLNAPVHTWPVD; encoded by the coding sequence ATGGGACGCGACGTCCCGGCGCTCGTCTTCACCCGCGAGGACCGCCGCCGGTACCGGATCAAGATGCACGAGTGCCTTGAGGCGCTGGCGCAGATGCTGCGCGCGGCGCGGTTCGAGTCCGAGCGGCCGCAGGTCGGCCTGGAGATCGAGCTGAACCTGGTCGGCGCCGACGCCGAACCGGCGATGCGCAACACCGACGCGCTGAACGCGATCTCCGACCCGGCCTGGTCCACCGAGCTGGGCCGGTTCAATCTGGAGATCAACGTCCCGCCCCGCCGACTGACCGCGGGCGGTCCCGACGCCTGGGAGTCGGAGATCCGTGCCGCGCTGAACCACGCCGAGGAGCGGGCCAGGTCGATCGGCACCCGGCTGATCATGATCGGGATCCTGCCCACCCTGCGCCAGGAGGACATCGGCGCGGAGAGCCTGTCGGAGAACCCGCGCTATCAGCTGCTCAACGACCAGATCTTCGCGGCCCGCGGCGAGGACCTGCGCATCGAGATCGACGGAGTGGACCGGCTGCGCACCTACGCGGACACCATCACCCCGGAGGCGGCGTGCACCAGCACACAGTTCCATCTCCAGGTCTCCCCCGAGGAGTTCGCGGGCTACTGGAACGCGGCGCAGGCCATCGCCGGGGTCCAGGTGGCGCTGGCGGCGAACGCGCCCTTCCTGTTCGGCAAGGAGCTGTGGCACGAGACCCGGGTCCCCCTGTTCGAACAGGCCACGGACACCCGTCCAGAGGAGATCAAGGTGCAGGGGGTACGGCCCCGGGTGTGGTTCGGGGAGCGGTGGATCAACAGCGTCTTCGACCTCTTCGAGGAGAATCTGCGCTACTTCCCGGCCCTCCTCCCGCTCTGCGACGAGCAGGACCCGGCGGAGACGCTGGACCGCGGCGACATCCCCGAACTCGGCGAACTGACCCTGCACAACGGCACGATCTACCGCTGGAACCGCCCGGTCTACGCCGTCTCCCACGACATCCCGCACATCCGGGTGGAGAACCGGGTGCTGCCCGCCGGCCCGACCGTCGCCGACATCCTGGCCAACGGCGCCTTCTACTACGGGCTGACCCGGGCCCTGGTGGAGGAGGACCGGCCGGTGTGGTCGCGGATGTCGTTCTCGGCGGCCGAGGACAATCTGCACACCGCCGCCCGGCACGGCATCGAGGCCCTGCTGTACTGGCCCGGGATGGGCGAGGTGCCGGTGCCGGAGCTGGTCCTGCGGCGGCTGCTGCCGCTGGCGCACCAGGGCCTCGCGCAGTCCGGCATGGACGCGACGTGGCGGGAGCCGCTGCTCGGCATCATCGAGCAGCGCTGTGTGACGGCCCGCAACGGCGCCGTGTGGCAGAAGGAGATGTTCCATCGCCTGAACGACACCACGCGTGCCGGCCGCCACGAGGCGCTGCGCCGGATGACCCAGCTCTACATCGACTACATGCACCTCAACGCCCCGGTGCACACATGGCCGGTGGACTGA
- a CDS encoding S41 family peptidase translates to MRTLTATAAALFLAAGAVPAAAASPAALPATDGVWRMDGYGTVLVLGGGALQEYQTTSVSCVKGDTSPQTGPGTYAATDGSVLTVRTVHDRDHALLADNSSVGHRKLHRLSALPADCTRPPATDPRTAFDVFWQTFEENYPFFAQKHIDWHAVRDRYRPLVHQDTTKDQLFDIFSAMVRPLYDAHVTVVDGERRFGQVRPGTQNPGPGLDAKVKKFIEARDLKDASYRQDFGAGRITYADLPGGLGYLRISGFGGYAGDGAPYTAERAELDRALNTVLTPSRNRRLKGLVIDLRVNGGGSDALGIRIAERLTDTPYTAYTKRVRNDPADPTRHTRPEPVPVVPADAPRYTGPVAVLIGGSTVSAGETFTQALLDRPGRTVRIGQPTQGVFSDVLERRLPDGLAFGLPNEEFATRTGRTFDGTGIPPQLTEPVFTKEEFAKNRDSAFDRAVNLLRGRG, encoded by the coding sequence GTGCGCACGCTCACGGCCACCGCTGCCGCCCTTTTCCTCGCCGCCGGTGCCGTACCGGCCGCGGCGGCCTCGCCGGCGGCACTGCCTGCCACCGACGGGGTGTGGCGGATGGACGGCTACGGCACCGTTCTCGTCCTCGGTGGGGGAGCGCTGCAGGAGTACCAGACGACCTCCGTCAGCTGCGTGAAGGGCGACACCTCGCCGCAGACCGGTCCCGGCACCTATGCGGCGACGGACGGCTCGGTGCTCACCGTAAGGACCGTGCACGACCGCGATCACGCGTTGCTCGCCGACAACAGCTCCGTGGGACACCGCAAGCTGCACCGCCTGAGCGCCCTGCCCGCCGACTGCACCCGCCCGCCCGCCACCGACCCGCGCACCGCCTTCGATGTCTTCTGGCAGACCTTCGAGGAGAACTACCCCTTCTTCGCCCAGAAGCACATCGACTGGCACGCCGTCCGCGATCGGTACCGGCCGCTGGTGCACCAGGACACCACGAAGGACCAACTCTTCGACATCTTCAGCGCCATGGTGCGTCCGCTGTACGACGCCCATGTCACGGTGGTGGACGGCGAGCGGAGGTTCGGCCAGGTTCGCCCCGGCACGCAGAACCCGGGCCCGGGTCTGGACGCCAAGGTCAAGAAGTTCATCGAGGCCCGCGACCTCAAGGACGCCTCCTACCGCCAGGACTTCGGCGCGGGCCGGATCACCTATGCCGACCTGCCGGGCGGCCTCGGCTATCTGCGCATCTCCGGATTCGGCGGCTATGCCGGCGACGGCGCACCGTACACGGCCGAACGGGCCGAACTCGACCGGGCGTTGAACACCGTGCTCACCCCGAGCCGTAACCGGCGGCTCAAGGGGCTCGTCATCGACCTGCGAGTGAACGGCGGCGGCTCCGACGCCCTCGGCATCCGGATCGCCGAGCGGCTGACCGACACGCCATACACCGCGTACACCAAGCGGGTCCGCAACGATCCGGCCGACCCCACCCGGCACACCCGTCCCGAGCCCGTGCCCGTCGTCCCGGCGGACGCGCCCCGCTACACCGGCCCGGTCGCCGTCCTCATCGGCGGCTCCACGGTCAGCGCCGGTGAGACCTTCACCCAGGCGCTGCTGGACCGGCCCGGGCGGACCGTGCGGATCGGGCAGCCCACCCAGGGCGTCTTCTCCGACGTGCTGGAGCGCCGGCTGCCCGACGGCCTGGCCTTCGGCCTGCCGAACGAGGAGTTTGCGACCCGCACCGGACGCACCTTCGACGGCACGGGCATCCCACCGCAGCTGACCGAACCGGTCTTCACGAAGGAGGAGTTCGCCAAGAACCGGGACTCGGCCTTCGACCGCGCGGTGAATCTCCTGCGGGGGCGTGGCTGA
- a CDS encoding helix-turn-helix domain-containing protein, translated as MAADVTHGSAVCKRVDEGITRVFQLLGKRWSGPIVAVLVEQPAHFADLRRAVPGISERMLSDRLAELGAAGLVLREVDEGPPLRVSYRLTEAGAALEPALRELGEWAKLHLPDSPGCPGVER; from the coding sequence ATGGCGGCGGACGTGACCCACGGCAGTGCGGTGTGCAAGCGGGTGGACGAGGGCATCACCCGCGTCTTTCAGCTGCTCGGAAAGCGCTGGAGCGGGCCCATCGTGGCCGTACTGGTGGAACAGCCCGCGCACTTCGCCGATCTGCGCCGGGCCGTCCCCGGCATCAGCGAGCGCATGCTCTCCGACCGGCTCGCGGAACTGGGCGCGGCCGGACTCGTGCTCCGCGAGGTCGACGAGGGCCCGCCGCTGCGCGTCTCCTACCGCCTGACCGAGGCCGGAGCCGCCCTGGAGCCCGCGCTCCGGGAACTGGGCGAATGGGCGAAGCTCCACCTGCCGGACTCGCCGGGGTGCCCCGGCGTGGAGCGATAG
- a CDS encoding NAD(P)H-dependent oxidoreductase, with product MATLLHIDSSVLPTEASASRAVTESFRTHWQEQHPDGTVVYRDLAAQPVPHITAAAHTAGFADPASHTPEQAAAFAERERLIEELEQADAVLIGAPMYNYSIPSTLKAWLDNVILIGRTAGETPSAKGTPVTVVASRGGAYGPGTPREGYEYVQNYLTAVLADALGMDVDFIVPELTMAPQNPAMSELVPLYEASRDRAFQEAATKAKQLAERLAA from the coding sequence ATGGCCACCCTGCTGCACATCGACTCGTCCGTACTCCCCACCGAGGCCTCGGCCTCGCGCGCCGTGACGGAGTCCTTCCGTACGCACTGGCAGGAGCAGCACCCCGACGGCACCGTCGTCTACCGCGACCTGGCGGCGCAGCCCGTTCCGCACATCACCGCCGCCGCGCACACCGCCGGGTTCGCCGACCCGGCGTCGCACACGCCCGAGCAGGCCGCCGCCTTCGCCGAACGCGAGCGGCTGATCGAGGAGCTGGAGCAGGCCGACGCGGTGCTGATCGGCGCCCCGATGTACAACTACTCGATCCCCTCGACCCTCAAGGCCTGGCTGGACAATGTGATCCTCATCGGCCGCACCGCGGGCGAAACCCCGTCCGCCAAGGGCACCCCGGTGACCGTGGTCGCCAGCCGGGGCGGCGCGTACGGGCCGGGCACGCCGCGCGAGGGATACGAGTACGTGCAGAACTACCTCACGGCCGTCCTCGCCGACGCCCTCGGCATGGACGTCGACTTCATCGTCCCGGAGCTGACCATGGCTCCGCAGAACCCGGCGATGTCCGAGCTGGTCCCGCTGTACGAGGCCTCCCGCGACCGCGCCTTCCAGGAGGCCGCCACGAAGGCCAAGCAGCTCGCGGAGCGCCTCGCGGCCTGA
- a CDS encoding thioesterase family protein, whose protein sequence is MTASYFERIDRHRYKPTPHASGAWHADEQHFSPLAGLVVHAIDQYRAERPPTGLLLSRISYDILGLIALDECEIQVESIRPGRTIELLEAVVRIADRPVVRARAWLLTEVDTGAVTGGAEARLTPPDGLAGQSLGSVWPGGHCASVEVRPAGPAQPGRATAWITTPLDLVAGEPSSPLASYVALIDTANGIAVRRPPTEWMFPNVDLTVQLHRQPVGRWAGLDTTVVFGPTGQGLTSSVLHDINGPVGQAQQTLTVRPLPGR, encoded by the coding sequence TTGACCGCCAGCTACTTCGAACGCATCGACCGGCATCGCTACAAGCCCACCCCGCATGCGAGCGGCGCGTGGCACGCCGACGAGCAGCACTTCAGCCCGCTGGCCGGGCTCGTGGTCCACGCGATCGACCAGTACCGCGCCGAGCGCCCGCCGACCGGACTGCTGCTGTCCAGGATCAGCTACGACATCCTGGGGCTGATCGCCCTGGACGAGTGCGAGATCCAGGTGGAGTCGATCCGGCCGGGCCGCACCATCGAACTGCTCGAAGCGGTGGTGCGCATCGCGGACCGGCCGGTGGTGCGGGCCCGCGCCTGGCTGCTGACCGAGGTGGACACCGGCGCCGTGACCGGTGGTGCCGAGGCACGGCTCACCCCGCCGGACGGGCTCGCCGGTCAGTCGCTGGGCTCGGTCTGGCCGGGCGGCCACTGTGCCTCCGTCGAGGTCCGGCCGGCCGGCCCCGCGCAGCCGGGCCGCGCCACGGCCTGGATCACCACGCCCCTCGACCTCGTCGCCGGCGAGCCGAGCAGCCCGCTCGCGTCCTATGTCGCGCTGATCGACACGGCCAACGGAATCGCCGTACGTCGGCCGCCGACCGAGTGGATGTTCCCCAACGTCGACCTCACGGTCCAGCTGCACCGGCAACCGGTGGGCCGCTGGGCCGGCCTGGACACCACGGTCGTCTTCGGCCCCACCGGCCAGGGCCTCACCAGCAGCGTCCTGCACGACATCAACGGCCCGGTCGGGCAGGCCCAGCAGACCCTCACGGTGCGCCCGCTGCCCGGCCGGTGA
- a CDS encoding transposase yields the protein MACGKRTQAALGAFVCFEDEAGQHLTPPRGRTWGRRGQTPIVKVAGRSSGRVSIAGVIAVRPGARTRLIYRLRIHRGRKNDRRSLSERDYIGLIDAAHQQLRAPIILVWDRLNTHVSATMKQMIAERAWLTVVLLPAYAPDLNPVEGVWSHVKRSLANLAALTVDALETLIRNRLKRLQYRPVVLDGFVAETGLTFHLLPP from the coding sequence GTGGCCTGCGGTAAAAGGACACAGGCCGCGCTCGGCGCCTTCGTTTGCTTCGAGGACGAGGCAGGCCAGCATCTGACGCCGCCGCGCGGCCGAACCTGGGGACGTCGGGGCCAGACCCCGATCGTGAAGGTGGCCGGGCGCAGCTCCGGGCGGGTGTCGATCGCCGGAGTGATCGCGGTCCGTCCCGGGGCGCGCACGAGACTGATCTACCGGCTGCGCATCCACCGCGGCCGCAAGAACGATCGACGCTCCTTGTCCGAACGCGACTACATCGGACTGATCGACGCCGCCCACCAGCAGTTGAGAGCCCCGATCATCCTGGTCTGGGACCGGCTGAACACCCACGTGTCGGCAACCATGAAACAGATGATCGCTGAACGGGCCTGGCTGACCGTCGTGCTGCTCCCGGCCTACGCCCCGGACCTGAACCCGGTCGAGGGCGTGTGGTCCCACGTCAAACGCAGCCTGGCCAACCTGGCCGCGCTCACCGTCGATGCGCTGGAGACGCTGATCCGCAACCGACTCAAGCGCCTTCAGTACCGGCCCGTCGTCCTCGACGGCTTCGTTGCGGAGACCGGCCTGACCTTCCACCTGCTACCGCCATGA
- a CDS encoding winged helix-turn-helix domain-containing protein, producing the protein MRYAQGGGLDAAGRARREALRMQAAAMFVEDVTPSWIAKRLRVTVRSIYRWRADFERGGTAALASRGLLGQRCKLSTKSQVKLAAMLNEGPAAFGWDEDQVWTGARVAELIGRKLHVSYSADAASRLIRRLGFTPQMPARRAAQRDELAIAAWKETTWPAVKGHRPRSAPSFASRTRQASI; encoded by the coding sequence GTGAGATATGCGCAAGGCGGCGGGCTGGACGCCGCGGGGCGGGCACGCCGCGAGGCGTTGCGGATGCAGGCTGCCGCGATGTTCGTCGAGGACGTCACACCTTCGTGGATCGCCAAGCGGCTGCGGGTGACGGTGCGGTCGATATACCGGTGGAGGGCTGACTTCGAGCGCGGCGGGACGGCGGCGCTGGCAAGCCGGGGCCTGCTGGGGCAGCGGTGCAAGCTCAGTACGAAGTCGCAGGTCAAGCTGGCTGCGATGCTGAACGAGGGCCCGGCGGCGTTCGGCTGGGATGAGGACCAGGTGTGGACCGGGGCTCGGGTCGCCGAGCTGATCGGCCGCAAACTCCATGTCTCCTACAGCGCCGACGCGGCATCCCGGTTGATCCGTCGGCTCGGCTTCACCCCGCAGATGCCGGCGCGACGGGCCGCCCAGCGCGACGAGCTCGCGATCGCCGCCTGGAAGGAAACAACGTGGCCTGCGGTAAAAGGACACAGGCCGCGCTCGGCGCCTTCGTTTGCTTCGAGGACGAGGCAGGCCAGCATCTGA
- a CDS encoding helix-turn-helix domain-containing protein, translating to MQAAELFEQEVKPPEVARQLRVSRKPAYQWHRMWRDGGVHALSSRNPSGSRCRLSPGCLERLAVYLEQGPAVHDWVEDQV from the coding sequence ATGCAGGCGGCCGAGCTGTTCGAGCAGGAGGTCAAGCCACCGGAGGTGGCACGGCAGCTGCGGGTGAGCCGGAAGCCGGCCTACCAGTGGCACCGGATGTGGCGGGACGGCGGTGTGCATGCTCTGTCCTCCCGCAACCCGAGTGGGTCGCGGTGCCGTCTGTCCCCGGGCTGCCTGGAGAGGCTGGCCGTGTATCTGGAGCAGGGGCCGGCCGTGCACGACTGGGTGGAGGACCAGGTGTGA
- a CDS encoding transposase, with protein sequence MLVWDRLNTHVSHVMRELIAEREWLTVFLLPPYSPDLNPVDGVWAHVKRSLANLAVVALDRLEALVHNRLKRLQYRPDTLDELVSR encoded by the coding sequence GTGCTGGTCTGGGACCGGCTCAACACCCATGTCTCCCACGTCATGCGTGAGTTGATCGCCGAGCGTGAATGGCTGACGGTGTTCCTGCTGCCCCCGTACTCGCCGGACCTGAACCCGGTAGACGGCGTGTGGGCTCACGTCAAACGCAGCCTGGCCAACCTCGCAGTGGTCGCCCTCGACCGGCTCGAAGCTCTCGTACACAACCGGCTCAAACGCCTCCAGTACCGGCCCGACACCCTCGACGAGTTGGTTTCACGTTGA
- a CDS encoding SDR family oxidoreductase: protein MSTKTVLITGTSSGIGLATAVAAARSGWQVIATMRDTAKAGPLLAAAEAAGVTVDVRALDVTDPASVEACLAGLDRLDALVNNAGAGHVGTLEQESVENVRAVMEVNFFGVLHVTKSALPLLRASKGRVLTVTSVGGVIGQPFNEAYCAAKFAVEGFMESLAPVAATVGVSVSVVEPGAVASEFVSNVRLADNALEQAGSYAPALSAYLDRTRGAFAGAQEPQDVAAQMVELLAAERPAFRVQTSDAARGFTAVKLTDGDGSAVLALTGGWVR, encoded by the coding sequence ATGAGCACCAAGACCGTCCTGATCACCGGCACCTCCTCCGGTATCGGCCTGGCCACCGCCGTCGCCGCCGCACGAAGCGGCTGGCAGGTGATCGCCACCATGCGCGACACCGCCAAGGCGGGCCCGCTGCTGGCGGCGGCCGAGGCAGCTGGAGTCACCGTCGACGTCCGGGCCCTGGACGTGACCGACCCGGCCTCGGTCGAGGCATGCCTGGCCGGCCTCGACCGGCTGGATGCGCTGGTCAACAACGCCGGCGCGGGGCACGTTGGCACGCTGGAGCAGGAGAGCGTCGAGAACGTGCGCGCCGTCATGGAGGTCAACTTCTTCGGCGTGCTGCACGTCACGAAGTCCGCCCTGCCCCTGCTGCGCGCGAGCAAGGGCCGCGTGCTGACCGTGACCAGCGTGGGCGGAGTGATCGGGCAGCCCTTCAACGAGGCATACTGTGCCGCCAAGTTCGCGGTGGAGGGCTTCATGGAGTCCCTCGCGCCGGTCGCGGCCACGGTCGGCGTGTCCGTCAGCGTGGTCGAGCCGGGCGCGGTGGCCAGCGAGTTCGTCAGCAACGTGCGTCTCGCCGACAACGCACTGGAGCAGGCCGGCTCGTACGCGCCGGCCCTGTCCGCCTATCTGGACCGCACCCGCGGTGCCTTCGCCGGTGCGCAGGAGCCGCAGGACGTGGCGGCGCAGATGGTCGAGCTGCTCGCGGCCGAGCGGCCCGCCTTCCGGGTGCAGACCTCGGACGCCGCACGCGGTTTCACCGCCGTGAAGCTCACGGATGGTGACGGCTCCGCCGTCCTCGCCCTCACTGGCGGCTGGGTGCGCTGA